In Papaver somniferum cultivar HN1 chromosome 1, ASM357369v1, whole genome shotgun sequence, a genomic segment contains:
- the LOC113314456 gene encoding GDP-Man:Man(3)GlcNAc(2)-PP-Dol alpha-1,2-mannosyltransferase-like: MGIGFLLWVLICAITFVLLKFLSAIIEGRINRKKSVGFFHPYTNDGGGGERVLWCAVKAFQEVNSNLDCVIYTGDHDASPESLLTRAIDRFGVKLLQPPQVVHLYKRKWIEEGTYPRFTMVGQSFGSVYLCWEALCKHTPLVYIDTSGYAFTYPLARVFGCKVLCYTHYPTISSDMVSRVRQRDPMYNNDPLIAKSIWLSRCKVIYYTLFSWMYGFVGSCAHLAVVNSSWTQAHIVKLWGIPRRTKRIYPPCDTKGLQELPLERPINTPTIISVAQFRPEKAHTLQLEAFSVAIGKLDPSSPRPKLQFVGSCRNQEDEQRLQNLKEKAIELKVEKDVEFYRNLLYRDLVRLLGGAIAGIHSMVDEHFGISIVEYMAAGAVPIAHNSAGPKMDIVLEEQGQQTGFLAQNVEEYADAILQLLKMSDCERLEMADASRRRSRRFSEERFYEDFKAAISPIISHPPL, translated from the exons ATGGGGATTGGGTTTCTGTTGTGGGTGTTGATATGTGCAATTACTTTTGTGCTTTTGAAATTTCTATCTGCTATTATCGAAGGAAGGATTAACAGAAAAAAATCTGTTGGGTTTTTCCACCCTTACACTAATGATGGGGGAGGTGGAGAGAGGGTACTTTGGTGTGCCGTGAAAGCATTCCAAGAAGTGAACAGTAATCTTGATTGTGTTATTTACACTGGTGACCATGATGCTTCTCCTGAAAGCTTGTTGACTCGAGCCATTGATCGTTTTGGTGTCAAGCTCCTTCAACCACCTCAG GTGGTTCATCTGTATAAAAGAAAGTGGATTGAGGAAGGAACGTACCCACGCTTCACCATGGTTGGGCAAAGCTTTGGTTCAGTTTATCTGTGTTGGGAAGCTCTGTGTAAACATACTCCCCTAGTTTATATTGATACTAGTGGTTATGCTTTTACTTATCCACTTGCCAGGGTGTTCGGGTGCAAAGTTTTATGCTATACACATTATCCTACAATCAGTTCGGATATGGTCTCTCGAGTTCGACAGCGAGATCCAATGTATAATAATGACCCTCTGATTGCAAAGAG CATCTGGCTATCCCGTTGCAAAGTCATCTACTATACACTTTTTAGCTGGATGTACGGGTTTGTCGGTTCATGTGCTCACCTTGCAGTGGTCAACTCCTCATGGACTCAAGCTCATATAGTGAAACTTTGGGGGATTCCGAGACGTACGAAGAGAATTTACCCCCCTTGTGATACTAAAGGCCTTCAG GAGCTTCCACTGGAAAGACCAATTAATACACCAACAATCATATCTGTCGCCCAATTTCGTCCAGAGAAG GCCCATACCCTTCAACTTGAGGCATTTTCGGTTGCCATAGGAAAGCTAGATCCAAGTTCACCTAGGCCCAAGCTTCAATTTGTGGGTAGCTGTAGAAATCAGGAGGATGAACAAAGATTACAGAATTTGAAAGAAAAAGCTATTGAACTGAAGGTGGAAAAGGATGTCGAATTCTATAGGAATTTGCTGTACAG GGATTTAGTGAGACTTCTGGGAGGTGCCATTGCCGGGATCCACTCCATGGTAGATGAGCACTTTGGCATAAGCATCGTAGAGTACATGGCTGCCGGAGCAGTACCAATTG CTCATAATTCAGCGGGTCCAAAGATGGACATCGTTCTAGAAGAACAAGGACAACAGACAGGATTCCTTGCTCAGAATGTGGAAGAATATGCAGATGCGATTCTTCAGCTACTAAAAATGTCAGATTGCGAAAGGCTTGAGATGGCTGACGCATCCAGAAGACGTTCTAGGCGATTTTCAGAGGAAAGATTTTATGAGGACTTCAAGGCTGCAATTTCACCAATTATATCTCATCCTCCCCTTTAG
- the LOC113314463 gene encoding 40S ribosomal protein S17-4-like: MGRVRTKTVKKSSRQVIERYYSRMTLDFHTNKKILEEVAIIPSKRLRNKIAGFSTHLMKRIQRGPVRGISLKLQEEERERRMDFVPEESAIRTDVIEVDKDTMDMLAALGMAELPGVVKVDPVAPDAPKFGGGYAGRGGAGGAPKRY; encoded by the coding sequence ATGGGTCGTGTAAGAACAAAAACAGTGAAGAAATCCTCTCGTCAAGTAATCGAGAGGTACTATTCACGAATGACATTAGATTTCCACACAAACAAGAAGATTTTAGAAGAAGTTGCAATCATTCCATCAAAGCGTCTTCGTAACAAGATTGCTGGGTTCTCAACTCATCTTATGAAGAGGATCCAAAGAGGACCAGTTCGTGGTATTTCATTGAAGCtccaagaagaagaaagagagcgtAGAATGGATTTCGTACCTGAAGAATCAGCTATCAGAACTGATGTGATTGAAGTTGATAAGGATACTATGGATATGCTTGCTGCTTTGGGTATGGCTGAGCTTCCTGGTGTTGTCAAGGTAGATCCAGTTGCACCAGATGCTCCTAAGTTTGGTGGTGGATATGCCGGTCGTGGTGGAGCTGGTGGCGCACCTAAGAGATACTAG